The genomic stretch AGTTGGTGAACAATTCGATGAGTACGGGCATCGGAGGATTTATCTTCGATGCCTTTTTTTTTAGGCCTGTCGTATCCCAACTTGAGAAATCATTCAACGGAAGGGATACGATCATGGCAGAAGGAAGCGTAAAGTGGTTCAACGAAAACAAAGGTTTTGGCTTTATTGATGTGGACGGTCAGGATAAAGACGTTTTTATCCACCATTCGGCCATCAGTATGGCGGGATTTAGAACCTTGCAAGAAGGCCAGCGGGTAAGCTTTGAT from Deltaproteobacteria bacterium encodes the following:
- a CDS encoding cold-shock protein yields the protein MAEGSVKWFNENKGFGFIDVDGQDKDVFIHHSAISMAGFRTLQEGQRVSFDIEQGPKGPSAANVKAI